The Gammaproteobacteria bacterium nucleotide sequence CAGAACAATGGCAGCTTCCCGCCGGGCGGTGGTGACGGTGGCAGCGGGAAAGGGTCCGGGCAGCCCCGGCACCGCTTGGTGAAAGGCCTGCAGGGCACGGTGCACCCGTTCGCCGTAGTCCGATTTTTCCAGCGCTTCGCGGATGGTGTCGGGCGGGGCCAGCTCCAGGCAGTGGGCGGCGAAAAACTGGTAGGGGCAGTCCAGCAGTTGTTGGCAGGCGCGGGCGGATAGCTGTTGCGGTATCCGCTTGGCCGTGGGGGCCGGGCGCGTCCGGGGCGTGGGTAAGGCGGCGCTGTCGCGGTGCACCACTTCGGCTTCGGGGCGGTTGACCCACTGGCCCAGCCCCCCATCGGAAAGGGGGGTGCCATAGGCCAGGCGGTGGAAATGGTCGAGGGCGTCCAGCCAGGGGCTGGCGGTCTGGGTTTGCTGGCCGTCCGTGGCGCGGCAGGTGATGAGCACCGAAGGTGTGGCGTGCAACAGGCGCGTAAAGCGGCGGAAGGCGCGCTGGTGGTGGGAACGGCTGTCCGGCAGTCCCAGTTCCCGGCGCACGCGGTCGTTGAAAAACGGTGCGGCCGGTGGACGGGGGGGGAGGTGTTGGGTGGTGGCAGCGGCGATGATCAAGGCTTCGCAGTGCAGCAGGGCGCTTTGTCCGAGATTGAGCAGTCGCACCGGTGCGGTGGAGACGGGCGGGCGGAAATTGTAGCGCTCCAGTGTGCGGCCCAGCCAGGTGCGGAATTCCTGCCAGTTCAGTGTCAGGCTTTGGTGCCGGGAGGCGCACTTGAGGGCCGCCAGTTCTTCCAGAATGCGCTGGCCGGCGGTGTCGGCGGCAAAGCAGCTTCGCATGCCCAGCCGTTCCAGGCTGGTGTCCAGGGCGGCCAGCAGGTGGGCCGGAGGATGGCGTTGGCTGCGGTCGAGGAGGCTTGTGAGGGGGGCGGCGGCGTGTTCGAGTTCGCTCAGCAGTTGTTTTACCGCTTCGCCGCGGGCGCCGCGCAGTCGCCGGGCACGGTAACGCAGGTGTTCGCGGTAACGGGCCAGGCCCCGACCCACATTTTCGTGATGCACCAGGTCTTGTTCGAACCGGTAGACTGCGCCCAGCCGCTTGTCCCGGCTCCAGTGGGGCAGGACGAAGGGGGATTTCAGCACGTCGGTGAGGGGCGCGTAGGCGAAGTCTTCTTCCACTGTCTCCAGCCAGCGCTCCAGGGTGGCGGCGGCGCGGCTGGTGGACAGCGCCCAGCCGGCGGCGTCGAACAGGGGAACGCCGCTCCGTTCCAGCAGGGCGCGCACCCGGCGGGCCAGGCGCCGGTCTTCGGTGACGATGGCGATGTGCTGTTTGCCGTCCAGCAGGCAACGGCGCACCTGGAGGTCGATGGCGCGGGCTTCGCGTTCGGTGTCGGGGGCGCGGTAGACCAGCAGCCGGCCGTTGGCGGGGCTGTGGGGGCAGCCTTGGGCCCAGGCCGTCGCCCGGGCGGCGAAATGGGGTTCGCGCCGGGTGGGGAAGACGGCGTCGAGAAAGCGACTGTAGGCACAGCGGGGGGGCTCCCCCCCTGGGGTCGGGCTGATCAGTACGCTGAGCTGGCCCCGTGCCGCCAGGGCGCTGGCCCAGGCCTGCTCCGCTGCGCTGAGCGTGTCAAAGCCGCACAGATAGATCTGGGTGGTGGCCGGCAGGGCGGACAGACTGGCTTCCAGTTGGGCAAGATAAGCCGCCTGCCGGTCTGTCGCCTTGTGTTCGGCCAGTTGGCGGTGCCAGGCGCGCCACAGGCGATGGACCACCTCGGCCTCCCGGCTCAGGCCGCTGAGGGGGACGGCGCTGCGGTAGGCCCGTTCCAGCCGGGCCATGAAATCAGGCAGGGCCGCCGGCAGCGTGATCCGTTGCAGGGTGAGTTCGTCGAACAAGGTGAGCAGATGGCTGCTCAGGGTCCAGGGGTCGGCATCCGTGAAAAGACCGCGGTGGGACTGCAGGGCCTCGACCAGTGTCAGTTCCTGGCCGTGAGGGGAAAGGGGGGCAGGACCGTCATGGGGCCAGCCCGCCGCCCAGTCCCGCAAACGGGTGATCCGTGGTCCCAGCAGGGCAGGGCAACCATGGTTGCGGGCGTCATCCAACAGTCGCGTCCGAAGGGCCTGGGCGGCGCCCGGGGGGTCCAGCAACACCACACAGTGACTGAGATCGGGCAATGAGGCGGCCTGGTCGTGGCACAGCCGCCGGGCGAGGATGCGCAGGGGATCCCGGTCCCGGGGGACCGGGATTTGTTGCGCGGTGGGGATGCAGGCGAGGGGATCCTCAGCGCTCAAGGTATTGCAGTTTGTCCTTGACCCCGTTCCAGTCGTCGGCGTCTGGCGGCGCGTCTTTTTTTTCTGTGATCACCGGCCACGCTTTGGCCAGCTCCGCATTGAGGGCGGTGAATTCTTCCTGGTCTTCGGGCACGTCGTCTTCCGCGAAAATGGCCTCGGCGGGACACTCCGGCTCACACAGGGTGCAATCGATGCATTCTTCGGGATCAATCACCAAAAAGTTCGGACCTTCGTGAAAGCAGTCCACGGGACACACTTCCACGCAATCGGTGTATTTGCATTTGATGCAGTTTTCGCCAACCACAAAAGTCATCAGTTTCTCCAGATACGTTGCCAAACCCGGTTGGGTGGGGAGCCCCTGCCCCGGCGGCTTGCTATGTTAATCGCAAATGCCTGTTGTGGCGAGGGGCGTGACGGGTTTTTCCGGTCCGGCTGTGCGGGATCACAGCCGGGCGGCGCAGCCTGGGGGGTCAGGGCATCAGGGCGACACTTTTGATCAGGGCGTGCACCTTGGCGCCGGGTTGCAAGGCCAGTTCGTCCCAGGATTTGCGCGTCAGCCGGGCCAGCAGGGCTTGCTCCCCCACCGCCAGCTTGACCAGGAGCTGGCCGGCCCGGGCGGCGGGGGCAGTGTCTGTGATGCGGCCTTCCAGGGCATTGAGGATGCTGGTGCCATGGGGGGGCTGGCGGGACAGGCTGACATCGCGGGCGTGAATTTTGATCCGGATGCGTTCCCCGGCTTTGTGCTGTTGCAAATTGACCCAAAGGGTGCCGTGGCCCAGATCGAGGCGTGTGAGGGCGTAGTGCGGGTCGTGTTCCGCCACGGTGGCCTGCAGTATGGCACCGGCCTCTTCCTCCCGGGCGAAGG carries:
- a CDS encoding ferredoxin family protein, which produces MTFVVGENCIKCKYTDCVEVCPVDCFHEGPNFLVIDPEECIDCTLCEPECPAEAIFAEDDVPEDQEEFTALNAELAKAWPVITEKKDAPPDADDWNGVKDKLQYLER
- a CDS encoding PD-(D/E)XK nuclease family protein: MSAEDPLACIPTAQQIPVPRDRDPLRILARRLCHDQAASLPDLSHCVVLLDPPGAAQALRTRLLDDARNHGCPALLGPRITRLRDWAAGWPHDGPAPLSPHGQELTLVEALQSHRGLFTDADPWTLSSHLLTLFDELTLQRITLPAALPDFMARLERAYRSAVPLSGLSREAEVVHRLWRAWHRQLAEHKATDRQAAYLAQLEASLSALPATTQIYLCGFDTLSAAEQAWASALAARGQLSVLISPTPGGEPPRCAYSRFLDAVFPTRREPHFAARATAWAQGCPHSPANGRLLVYRAPDTEREARAIDLQVRRCLLDGKQHIAIVTEDRRLARRVRALLERSGVPLFDAAGWALSTSRAAATLERWLETVEEDFAYAPLTDVLKSPFVLPHWSRDKRLGAVYRFEQDLVHHENVGRGLARYREHLRYRARRLRGARGEAVKQLLSELEHAAAPLTSLLDRSQRHPPAHLLAALDTSLERLGMRSCFAADTAGQRILEELAALKCASRHQSLTLNWQEFRTWLGRTLERYNFRPPVSTAPVRLLNLGQSALLHCEALIIAAATTQHLPPRPPAAPFFNDRVRRELGLPDSRSHHQRAFRRFTRLLHATPSVLITCRATDGQQTQTASPWLDALDHFHRLAYGTPLSDGGLGQWVNRPEAEVVHRDSAALPTPRTRPAPTAKRIPQQLSARACQQLLDCPYQFFAAHCLELAPPDTIREALEKSDYGERVHRALQAFHQAVPGLPGPFPAATVTTARREAAIVLLQDISEAVFAEDMEDNFQHRAWHQRWRKRIPAFVDWLIRRGRTWRVEAVERNSEIQLASAVSLRGRLDRIDRSKQGLGIVDYKTGTPPTLDAVTRGEAVQLPIYALLAGESACRVEYLALDKEPPRPHAPVEGEALTELTTATRQRLVELVTAIKNGAALPAWGDSATCRHCPMAGLCRRQEWGEQATAPRQEPE